The Centroberyx gerrardi isolate f3 chromosome 8, fCenGer3.hap1.cur.20231027, whole genome shotgun sequence genomic sequence AAGAATAATTTTGGACATCCAGTTTTCTCTTCCCATGAACCAGCTTTGGGTCCTGATCAagaccttttaaaaaaaaacctctcttgCAGGCCCGGATCTACTGTTTCTTTACTTTGATGGAACTGTTATAAATAGCTTATAAATAGCCTAATTGTCCAtcttatcaccaaagatgtcgccaaagtaaaaaaaaacaattggaTGTTGGATTTTgttacatgcacaccaacatAACATTGTTATTTTGAATAGTTAGGTATTGCTTTTCAGTTGCCATGTGGAAACATATCTGACTTAAAATAACCAGCATAAGCCTGATGAAGTTAGCTGGCATACACTGATGTCAGGCAGGACACTTTATTCATTTTACTGTGGGTTTTCACTGCCTGCTTAAGTTCTGTTTCCATTACAGTGTTCTGAATGATCCTTTTATATGAATGTGCATGTACCTAGCTTGTTCAGAATACAGAGTGAATGTTAACCCCCTCGTCACCCCCGCTCTTTTGTTCTGTAGTTCTTCTCTAAGACAACGGAGCGGTTCGTCCATGGAGTGGACTCTTTCCTCGACACCATCTGGAAGGTCTGGACCGATCTGCTGGATGTGATGGGCATTGATTGTAAGTTTCGTATTTTCAAGATTAGATTTGTGCCATTTCTTTTTATGTTGGAAGAGAAACAGACGgacacaaatagagagagagagagagacatgtgaCATTGGTTGTAAAAACCAGATTTGAGCAAGATACACCAACTGCTTCTAGGCAAATGAtgtaacttttttgtttttgttttttaccacGTAACCAAGTATTTGGACAACACTCATTCAGTCTTAACAGAAGGTCCAGTTTCCccatctgtttttaattttttgcttGCCTGTGTTGACCAATTCATTTCAGCTGTATAGTTCCACATGAGAAAAAGATTATTTCTTGCAGCAAGGAGTGTTCAGTAGAACAACAAtcatcttttcctcttctctccctgcctccccactctctatctgtatctcttttctctctctctctgtttttccccttgTAGCCTCCAACCTCAGCCACTACTTCAGCCCCACCTCCCTCACCAACTCCCCGGCACGCGCCCTGCTCCTCGTCGCCGCTGTGCTCTTGGCCTATTGGTTCCTTTCCTTGTTCCTGGGGGGTTTCTTCTACCTGCTGCACGCCGTCTTTGGCCGGTTCTTCTGGCTGGCGCGCGTCGCCCTCTTCGCCCTGTCCTGCCTCTACATCCTGCAGAAGTTCGAGGGCGACCCCGAGCGCGCGGTGCTGCCGCTGTGCTTCATCATGGCGGTGTACTTCATGACGGGGCCCGTGGGAGCCTACTGGCGTCGGGGAGGCGGAGCAGGTTCGCTGGAAGAGAAAATCGACCACCTGGACACTCAGATCAGGCTGCTCAACATCAGGCTGAGCCGCGTCATAGACAGCCTGGAACGCACCGGGGAGCAGTAGATTTCGGTTGGAGTAAGGataagggggagggagggagggagggagggagggatgctaCTATGAAGGGATATTATAGAACCGTCTGCGTTTGGTGTCAGAAAGTCGTTTCCTCCATCAGATCTGCAGCAATACAACCACTGGGTTTATACACCTCTGCTGTCAGATCTGGGGCAAAACTAGATTTGAAATTAGTCTTCAGTATTTCAATTGCTTGAGTTCCGCTTGATTTCAGTTACCAGATAAACCTGAAAATCCTCAGAAGCAAGGACAGTTCACTTGCAGCTTAGATAAATCAAGCGCGCctacgtttttgttttttcacatatTTGCTACATCTGTGAAGACGTAATAAGAAAGGAGACGTCCACACTTTCTTAAATGGAATGCAGCCAATACTACACTTGTACTAGTTTGGATGAACTCGAAAGTTGGGGTTAGAATTTTTGGTGTTTGGATAAGCGTTGTCAAGGCTTGTGCTTAATGAATAAGCATACtatatgtatgtttgtttttatccttGTGAATAACCTGGGGGTTATGAATCTTAAACAATTTTATCCacaatttttttcccttttggaAACTATTGAAGTAGGACAGGGGTTGGGTGTATGATGCGGGGGACAGATGCAGACATCGTATTTCTAAGTATTTAAAATCCAGTGAGTGCTCAAGATAATTGTTCATGGTaagatttatttattgcatttttccGTCCAAACAGTTGAAATCATGTAAAAGTCTAGTCAGTGTCATTTAATCACCATTCCATAGTAGCAATAGTTGATATCAGGACctctttttcttgtgtgtgtgtgtgcgggagtgTGAGCAAATGCATGCGGGTGACGTACATGaatgtgtgcgcacatgtgtgtgtaacttTGAGTGAgtgtgcaagcgtgtgtgtacgtgtgtttcaagcttgtgaaatggaaaagcacTGAATATTGTCAAGTCACCATCAGACTGGGAGAAAACGCAGACAGGCAGCAATATCTCAGGGACACAACCACGAAATATCTGGAATTGGATGTGAGACATCGACTATATCAAAATCATTTATGTAATTTACAGCACTCATTTCCGTTCTTGCATCATGTTGGAATTGCGAAATTTAAGTCGTGTCTGACCATGTGTAAACGGTACGGTTTGTGCTGCCTTTACATGGTAGGCTTACGAGGAAAATTCTGTCCACTTTATCCTGGTTTCACTACAGGGTCAAACAGGGCTAGCAGGGGCTTTTTAGACGTCATCTGTGTCACATATCTTTCCGAGAAATGTATCTATGTTCAGATTGGGTACTAGCCACAtttaaacacaggtgtaaatgCGCACCATCCACAGCAATGATCACAGAAAAATCACTTTCGTCACACATGAATTCACCCTACTAATATACATCTTTTAGCATTGGGAATTTTATGTCGGGTGTAAATGAGGGCATTTTGTCAACTTTACTTTTATGCCAAACAATTAGGTCTAGTGCCTTTGATCTCATGGCAACAATGAGCCGGTCCTGGCGAGCCCTACTTGACCCTGCAGTGGAAAATGAGGCTTAAATTCACGAGTGAATTGGGCTTGCAAGTCTCCACATTGAGAGCTGTTGTACATTCTGTTAAATTGTTTTATGTTAGTAAATCGTAAAGGCTTTTGCCAACAATTTAATAGATTTGCTACTAGCCTGACTGATATTTGCAGTATAACATTCTGTTCAAGACATAGTgcttcaaacacaaacacatgcgtGCATGGCTGTCGCCAACTAGTTTTGATGGGAATTTTGATATTGATCACTTCTGCCTTTATTTTATTGatatatgtttatgtttttttacatttctcatCATGTACTATTTTATGGGATTGGGTTTTGACAGTTTGAAACCAGGGCCTGTTagtgtgaggtttttttttttgtttgtttgtttttgtttttcattccaCTCACTTAATTATGCCCACCACAAATATATCTTCATCTATTCCCCCTTGCACTAGTTTTCGAACACATTAATCCTTTAAATTGATTTGTTAGAATCTGGACCATGTAATGATAGTGTTGACAACATAAACATAGATGTTTTTATACAAGTGACCCTAACGCTGTGtgaatttaagaaaaaaagaaaaaaaaaagtagttaaTTTCAGTGTCTCGTTAAATAGATTTACTTTACAAGCTTGGGACGCTAAAGTCCTTGTGAGAATGTTAGTGATGTTACAGGGTAGCTTAGCTGGGCAGTGAGATGTAATGGTTGGAATAATATGATCAGAGGGCTTTTACACTGCGTGACAATACTAAGGCCAAAGAACTTACCTGTAACTTTACCCCTTGTCATTCGAGTTAACCAACTCCCCAGAGATGTAGATTGTACAGTTTCCGGTGTGCTGTAGGCTGCACTTTTTGCCCCGCAGTGATTTGCAGTAATAAAGTTCCTCTTCTCTGAGTACCATATAGTACTATAGTgtaaacccagagtcactgatGGGCAGAGTTTGTCCAGTTTGTGTTATGGGCGCCATATTGCTGTCTCTTCTAAAACTATGAAGCACTAACTGCACATATGTAATAATGACCTTAAAAAATCACCATGGTGAGATGGTCAGCATGCCAAATATCAACTGGCATGGAGCACGACTGCAGAAGTAGCACTTCTTCTACTGAAAATGGCAATTTCCAGCCTATGGTTGTTTACCAGCATATTTTGGTAATTACCAGTGACTGTGGTGTGTCAGAGTGTGACCACTGGAGGACACTACACTGCTAGATGACAGGCCTTCTCCATGGTGAGTTCAGATTGTCAGAAATAAGACCTTTTGTCTTGCCTTGCATCTTTTCCTTCACCCAATATTATAGGACTTTTAGATGTCAACGAAATGCAACAAAAGGAGTTTTTGGAGATTTGAATGCAGGTTGTTTTTATTTGGGTGGACTGCCTGTAATCCTCTCCATTTTAGAAGATTTAGAAGATTTTCTCATTTAGTCCAGATATAGCCGGTTTGTCCTCTAACTCCCCAGGTAGCTAGTTTTTGGCCGTATAGCCAAAGCAATCTGGGATTTTCTTGCATGccaaatgtatgtttttgtatgCCTAAAATGTTACATTCTATACAAGTTGTTGACCATCTAGTTTGAGAAACCTTCCAAACTGTAACTGATTTATTTATCTTGTCATTTTCTGCTGACTGTGAGCATTTGAATGTTAGTGTTTTATTTGATGAATTACCCAGCAGTTCATTCTAATGAGGGTTGTGTATGTATTTCAGTGAGTCTCATTTTTCTGTACGATTGGAGTTAACATTTGCACtgattactgtactgtacagacCAAATTATCACACTTACAGAGGGCAGGTTCACACTACAAGACTCAGTCCCAACTGGACACAAACAGCAGAAATCAATGCAAATCCCATCGTGGTTTTTCAGAGGTTCTCTCTCAATCCCCTGTTCTCTGATAAATCCACATTTGTTAGGAGTATGTAGTAATCATTAGGCTGAGTACAATAAAAAAGATCAAAAGTCTTGAGTTGCCCACTGTACACTGGAAAGTCGTTTTGATTGGGGTTGTCGTCACTGGTGGAGAGAATTGTATGTCACTTTGTGGGAGTAATTtcagaaaacatttgagaatTGCTTGATGAGCTTGTTATAGAGGATCTTTAATAATTTGACTCCTTTGGCCATCTGGGTGCTCGATCATGGCATCTTGTAGTGTGTATCTACCCTGTCTGTAGCCAATAACCTGTGTATGTATTACTAATGATGCTATGTGTGGTTTATGAAGGTATTAAGTGAATAGTAATGATCATGTATGTTGTTATTGAAGAAGGAAGACTTGACCTGGTTTCCCAGTGCATCTCAGCACTAAGATCATCTTGGTGCTATTGTAAATCAGTGGGGTCAGGTGATGTTGCTAAGCTGCTTTTAAGGGGTCCAAATCTCAATGATGGTTGTTTATTGTATTCAGTACCAGGATCAGATGATATGGGATATTTCCCTTGCATGTTGAAAGAAAGGTTCAGGATTTCCAGGAGCACTTAACAGACCTTATATCTGGACATTGAAAAGTTCACACTGGTGTTTGtttcagagaaaacagaatCGGGAATGAAACAATTTCTCTCAAAATTGAACAGTTATTACTTATTCTTACTGTTACTAGCATGTGGAAGTGAATGGATTGACATGCAACCTTCACTGAAATGGTTTCATTGCCCAATAACTTGCACTGGCATTGCTACCAAATGCTAACAGATAGGTGATGTCAATTTCTCAGACAAAAGCATCAGcatgaaaacatttcaatgcCTTAAGAGGCCGCCTAAGCCTTCCCTTCGAGATTATGTATATTATAAAAGATACTGTATAAGTTAAGCTGCCACTGGATATACTCAGTTACCACTTGAGATAACCACTTGGATGCCAAAAGAAGCCAGTGGAAACTTTTGTTGGTACTTGTGCTTCTCAGCAATGTCAACGAGATTGAATACTACACTCAGATTATTCTATTCATTCTCCGTTGAGACTGTATGTCTTCTGTGTGACTGTAGTCATTCCATAAAGATAATGATGCATCTATTCTGTTTATTCCATCCATGTCGCCTGCTCTTGACATGTGCTGTGCCAATAATATTATGTTTTCTCGTTGATTTCAATTTCGGCACTTAGGAGTTTCTATTCAAGACTTgagtttttggggtttttttttctttttccacttgtttttaGACAATTTTCTATCTGAATATTTTCTGTACTTCAGTGACGTGGGGAGCGCCAGACCCTTCTGCCTGCCTGTTGtccattgtgtatgtgtgtgtgtatcatgtgtTGGAACATGTTGATGGGTAAATGCTTCTTTCAAAAGTTTTACAGTGAAAATGAGGTCCAGATTTGAATAAATTAAACTTAAACACCACAGAATTCCATGCTCAGTTTCTTTTAAGTAGGACTTCACTTCAGCGTTTAGTTCTAATTGAGGAATAATCTGGCATCATCTcaaaaaaatgtgtcaaaagGAACAAGTCTCAAGTTGAGTCAAGTTCCCATTTGTCATGTAGAAACAAGTCAAAATTCAATTGTGTGCACATTTAGAAAATTTCAACATCACTTAACATCTTCCTAAATCTTTACAATGAGTGTGTGAAGTGGCTATTTACTAGTCCAAGTCCCAAGTACTGGGTGTGCAAATTCAATAAGCTGCAAATAATTCAAATCCAAGTGAAT encodes the following:
- the bri3bp gene encoding BRI3-binding protein codes for the protein MKGIRLIVVFLVLFASLLCAAEAARSRKDSSNQNSFRRAANGIYQTLSNVFGEDSIRGLYKFFSKTTERFVHGVDSFLDTIWKVWTDLLDVMGIDSSNLSHYFSPTSLTNSPARALLLVAAVLLAYWFLSLFLGGFFYLLHAVFGRFFWLARVALFALSCLYILQKFEGDPERAVLPLCFIMAVYFMTGPVGAYWRRGGGAGSLEEKIDHLDTQIRLLNIRLSRVIDSLERTGEQ